The proteins below come from a single Cupriavidus pauculus genomic window:
- a CDS encoding PRC-barrel domain-containing protein, whose protein sequence is MDANQTLTSNQGANIVGSGVGEGPGPEVMAASSLEDTKVYASDGEHVGEIKEIMIDVPRGRVAYAVLTTGGFLGIGDTLHAIPWSALVMDTDAKCFRLGLTAARIKDAPGFNKDSWPSMADPQWATTVHQYYERDPYWISGAAGGLPPV, encoded by the coding sequence ATGGACGCGAATCAGACACTCACCTCGAACCAGGGCGCCAATATCGTCGGCTCCGGCGTTGGCGAGGGGCCAGGCCCGGAAGTGATGGCCGCATCGAGCCTCGAGGACACCAAGGTGTACGCCTCCGACGGCGAACATGTCGGCGAGATCAAGGAAATCATGATCGACGTGCCGCGTGGCCGCGTGGCGTACGCCGTGCTGACCACGGGCGGGTTTCTCGGCATCGGCGATACGCTGCACGCCATTCCGTGGTCGGCGCTCGTGATGGACACGGACGCCAAGTGCTTCCGGCTCGGGCTGACCGCAGCGCGCATCAAGGATGCGCCGGGCTTCAACAAGGACAGCTGGCCCAGCATGGCCGACCCGCAATGGGCCACGACGGTCCATCAGTACTACGAGCGCGATCCGTACTGGATCTCCGGCGCGGCGGGGGGACTGCCCCCGGTGTGA